Proteins encoded in a region of the Zea mays cultivar B73 chromosome 4, Zm-B73-REFERENCE-NAM-5.0, whole genome shotgun sequence genome:
- the LOC103647738 gene encoding uncharacterized protein, whose protein sequence is MSSRNEAPSSVAGEYDPKSDPTRKPRKSTDPGWKYGFWPDLQNKDKVECTLCGQVVSGGIKRLKQHLAGAYGDAKLCPKATSGIRKEMTSYLEANKRKRPMFLDEDEEDDEVVEVAAADGTNDTSAVESQASKVQPSSGTAAKKRQSTLQFKANSKAQQKTAKSVVEMLRKTPEEVVDERLSGSYQPTILASAKSKEDKHYVDMQWALFFYECGVPFNAAAARQFQIAIEATAQFGSGYKPPTPYQLGEPLLQEAVKTTNTMREEHERAWKHYGCTLMSDGWSDRRGRHLINFLVNSPEGTYFLESVDASSEVHDAYMLADLLEKKVDEIGRDKVVQVVTDNGANYKAAGKLLMERIPTLFWSPCAAHCLDLMLEDIGNLKEFKKPIARARRVTTFIYRHGRILAAMREKTGGADLVRPAATRFATSFLTLKSLYKHKDALKALFASTAWTDNRLSKTSAGLDVYNIVFSTQFWNSVEDCLRASGPLLIVLRVVDGDERPAMPEVQALMKCAKEKINQSFAVQSKKTLLKKIITIIERRWEKQMDHPLYGAAMYLNPGKLHPLIRNDDDATVGQLRGCFLDVLARMVDDEETRDKINSQAMDYEFLRGAAFSNKMAKDNLQTMTPLEWWRSYGGRAIELQRFARRLVSLCASSSGCERNWSTFEFIHTKKRNRLLHKRLNSIVFISYNRKMKARFQKLRQKKGKNFDPLVHEDFNWDNEWADSLHVVPEGGRGCECDLTWDLVDNAIGASQALRGRNLPRRAHNVYSRRNSVAAQNMSEAEEEDEDEDEDVPHDDAEITDCEDESNGGNAGEEGEAPNIPGEFDDDF, encoded by the exons ATGTCTTCTCGAAATGAAGCTCCATCTTCTGTGGCTGGTGAGTACGATCCGAAGAGCGATCCTACCCGGAAGCCACGGAAGTCTACTGATCCAGGGTGGAAGTATGGATTTTGGCCAGATCTTCAAAATAAAGATAAGGTGGAATGCACCCTATGTGGCCAGGTTGTTAGTGGAGGGATAAAGAGGTTAAAGCAACATTTGGCAGGGGCATATGGAGATGCAAAGTTATGTCCCAAGGCTACCAGTGGAATAAGGAAGGAGATGACAAGTTATTTGGAGGCAAACAAGAGAAAAAGACCAATGTTtctagatgaagatgaagaagatgatgaagtGGTGGAGGTGGCAGCAGCAGATGGGACGAATGATACATCTGCTGTGGAGTCTCAAGCATCCAAGGTGCAGCCTAGTTCTGGTACAGCAGCCAAAAAAAGACAATCGACCTTGCAATTTAAGGCAAACAGTAAAGCACAGCAAAAGACAGCCAAGTCCGTAGTTGAGATGTTGCGGAAAACACCAGAGGAGGTGGTGGATGAGAGACTTTCAGGCTCTTATCAGCCCACAATCTTGGCTAGTGCAAAAAGCAAGGAGGACAAACACTATGTGGACATGCAGTGGGCTTTGTTCTTCTATGAGTGCGGTGTACCTTTCAATGCCGCAGCAGCTAGGCAGTTTCAGATTGCAATTGAGGCCACAGCACAGTTTGGTTCAGGGTATAAGCCCCCAACACCTTACCAACTAGGCGAGCCATTGCTACAAGAGGCTGTGAAGACAACAAATACAATGAGGGAGGAACATGAGCGTGCATGGAAACACTATGGTTGCACACTCATGTCTGATGGATGGTCTGATAGGAGGGGACGCCATCTCATTAACTTCTTAGTGAACAGCCCAGAGGGCACTTATTTTTTAGAGTCCGTTGATGCATCTAGTGAAGTACATGATGCATACATGCTTGCTGATTTGCTTGAGAAAAAAGTTGATGAGATTGGGAGAGACAAGGTTGTACAAGTTGTTACTGATAATGGTGCCAATTACAAAGCTGCAGGCAAGCTTCTAATGGAGAGGATTCCTACTTTATTTTGGAGTCCATGTGCTGCACATTGCTTGGACCTAATGTTGGAGGACATAGGAAACTTGAAGGAATTCAAGAAACCAATTGCACGTGCAAGGCGTGTGACAACTTTCATATACCGACACGGGAGAATTCTTGCTGCCATGAGAGAGAAAACTGGTGGGGCTGATCTTGTGAGGCCTGCAGCCACTCGTTTTGCTACTTCCTTTCTCACATTGAAGAGCTTGTACAAGCACAAGGATGCTTTGAAGGCTTTATTTGCAAGCACAGCTTGGACTGATAACAGATTGTCAAAGACTAGTGCTGGATTGGATGTGTATAACATTGTCTTCTCCACACAGTTTTGGAATTCAGTAGAAGATTGCCTTAGAGCTTCGGGGCCACTACTTATTGTACTTAGGGTGGTAGATGGAGATGAGAGGCCAGCTATGCCAGAGGTCCAAGCATTGATGAAATGTGCAAAGGAAAAGATCAATCAAAGCTTTGCtgtccaaagcaagaagactttactcaagaaaatcataactataaTTGAACGGCGTTGGGAGAAACAAATGGATCACCCATTGTATGGGGCTGCAATGTATTTGAACCCAGGAAAGTTGCATCCTCTCATAAGAAATGATGATGATGCTACTGTTGGTCAGCTAAGAGGTTGCTTTCTTGATGTGCTTGCAAGAATGGTAGATGATGAGGAAACTAGAGACAAGATCAATTCTCAAGCAATGGATTACGAGTTTCTTAGAGGAGCAGCTTTTTCAAATAAGATGGCCAAAGATAACCTACAAACTATGACCCCAC TTGAGTGGTGGCGTTCGTATGGTGGTCGTGCTATTGAGTTACAGAGATTTGCTAGACGTTTGGTGAGTCTTTGTGCGTCTTCATCAGGTTGTGAACGCAATTGGAGTACCTTTGAATTT ATCCATACAAAGAAAAGAAACCGATTGTTGCATAAGAGGTTGAATTCTATTGTCTTCATTTCCTACAACAGAAAGATGAAAGCTAGGTTCCAAAAACTACGCCAGAAGAAGGGGAAAAACTTTGATCCATTGGTTCATGAGGACTTCAACTGGGACAATGAGTGGGCTGATTCTTTGCATGTAGTCCCTGAAGGTGGGCGTGGGTGTGAGTGTGACCTTACATGGGACCTTGTGGATAATGCCATTGGAGCATCGCAAGCACTTCGTGGCCGAAACTTACCAAGAAGGGCCCATAATGTGTATTCAAGAAGAAATTCTGTTGCTGCACAAAACATGTCAGAGGCTGAAGAggaagatgaagatgaagatgaagatgttCCACATGACGATGCAGAAATCACAGATTGTGAAGATGAATCTAATGGTGGCAATGCTGGTGAAGAAGGGGAGGCACCCAATATCCCAGGAGAGTTTGATGATGATTTTTGA